From one Cucurbita pepo subsp. pepo cultivar mu-cu-16 chromosome LG17, ASM280686v2, whole genome shotgun sequence genomic stretch:
- the LOC111778537 gene encoding calcium-transporting ATPase 12, plasma membrane-type, with translation MSKFESSYHEILLLDIGKAARRRWRIAFAVISSIRAMLSLAVSRRKDHCSLINCEILEEGSYEEQIVYTKDDQKKLIEMVKNKNLEAYCEHGKAPAIAKSLGTNPEKGIKDNDDVVNERRQVFGSNTYHKRPPKSFFHFVVEAFKDTTIVILLICAALALGFGIKEHGGQEGWYEGGSIFVAVALVVVVSAISNFRQEIQFEKLSKISNNIKVEVVRDGRRIEVSIFNIVVGDVVVLNLGDQIPADGLFLSGHSLQVDESSMTGESDHVILNLTENPFLLSGTKVVDGYGEMLVTSVGMDTAWGEMMSSISRDSEEQTPLQVRLNKLTTTIGKVGLSVAFIVLVVMLARYFTGNTTDDFGNTEYNGRKTDVDDVINAVTRIVAAAITIVVVAIPEGLPLAVTLTLAYSMKRMMADQAMVRELSACETMGSATVICTDKTGTLTLNKMKVTKFWLGQGFIEEENPSHTIAETVSELINQGVGLNTTGSVYQPSPESEIEISGSPTEKAILSWAVSEFSMDMVKLKNAYSILHVETFNSEKKRSGVLVRKLADNTIHQHWKGAAEMILSMCSSYIERNGRTYPLDNESRRKLENIIQGMAASSLRCIAFAYRQISEEEEKNSMPTASDVKEDDYILMGIVGMKDPCRKGVKKAVETCKSAGVSIKMITGDNVFTAKAIATECGILDFDHNTACRGEVIEGSEFRNYSSEERLQRVDQIKVMARSTPFDKLLMVQCLKQKGHVVAVTGDGTNDAPALKEADIGLSMGIEGTEVAKESSDIVILDDNFTTVVTVLRWGRCVYNNIQKFIQFQLTVNVAALTINFIAAVSAGEVPLTAVQLLWVNLIMDTLGALALATERPNDELMHKPPVGRTEPLITNIMWRNLLAQALYQIAILLIFQFQGSNIFNVSEMVNDTLIFNTFVLCQIFNEFNSRKLEKQNVFEGILKNHLFLGIVGVTVVLQVIMVEFLKKFANTVNLNGWQWGLCIAIAAVSWPIGWIVKLFPVSDKPFLSYFKCFKG, from the exons ATGAGCAAATTCGAATCCAGTTACCATGAGATTCTACTTCTTGACATCGGCAAAGCCGCCCGAAGGAGGTGGAGAATTGCCTTTGCAGTAATATCCTCAATTCGGGCCATGCTTTCTCTAGCAGTGTCAAGAAGAAAAGATCATTGCAGTTTAATCAACTGTGAGATCTTGGAGGAAGGTTCATATGAGGAACAGATAGTCTACACCAAAGATGATCAGAAGAAGCTGATTGAAATggtaaagaacaaaaacttgGAAGCTTACTGTGAGCATGGGAAAGCTCCAGCCATTGCTAAGTCTCTAGGAACAAATCCAGAGAAGGGAATCAAGGATAATGATGATGTTGTGAATGAACGACGTCAAGTATTCGGTTCGAATACTTACCACAAGCGGCCTCCCAAgagtttctttcattttgtggTGGAAGCTTTCAAGGACACCACCATTGTCATTTTACTTATATGTGCGGCTCTGGCACTTGGGTTTGGAATAAAAGAACATGGAGGACAAGAAGGGTGGTATGAAGGCGGGAGCATATTTGTAGCTGTTGCGCTGGTGGTTGTTGTTTCAGCCATCAGCAACTTCAGACAGGAGATTCAATTCGAGAAGTTATCAAAAATAAGTAACAACATCAAAGTGGAG GTAGTGAGAGATGGAAGACGCATAGAAGTTTCCATCTTCAATATAGTGGTTGGAGATGTCGTGGTTCTAAACCTTGGGGACCAAATTCCAGCAGATGGGTTGTTCTTAAGTGGTCATTCATTGCAGGTGGATGAGTCAAGCATGACAGGAGAGAGCGATCATGTGATACTCAATTTAACGGAGAACCCCTTCTTGTTGTCTGGAACAAAAGTAGTAGATGGCTATGGTGAAATGCTGGTGACATCAGTGGGAATGGACACGGCCTGGGGCGAGATGATGAGCTCGATATCTCGAGATTCTGAGGAGCAAACACCACTGCAAGTTCGTCTTAACAAATTGACCACTACTATAGGAAAG GTAGGCCTCTCAGTCGCCTTCATAGTCCTTGTTGTCATGTTGGCGCGCTATTTCACAGGAAACACAACCGATGATTTTGGGAACACAGAGTACAATGGTCGAAAAACAGACGTAGATGATGTGATCAATGCAGTTACCCGTATAGTTGCTGCTGCAATTACCATAGTAGTTGTTGCAATCCCTGAAGGCTTGCCATTGGCTGTTACATTAACACTCGCTTATTCTATGAAGAGAATGATGGCAGATCAGGCAATGGTGAGGGAACTTTCTGCTTGTGAAACGATGGGATCAGCAACTGTGATTTGCACGGACAAAACAGGAACTTTGAcattaaacaaaatgaaagttacCAAATTTTGGCTCGGCCAAGGGTTCATTGAGGAAGAAAACCCTTCCCACACCATAGCAGAGACTGTTAGTGAGTTAATAAATCAAGGAGTTGGCTTGAACACAACTGGTAGTGTCTATCAACCTTCTCCAGAATCCGAAATTGAAATCTCTGGTAGTCCAACTGAGAAAGCCATTCTCTCTTGGGCGGTCTCAGAATTCAGTATGGACATGGTAAAGTTGAAAAATGCATATTCCATTCTTCATGTGGAAACCTTCAAttcagagaagaaaagaagtggGGTTTTGGTGAGAAAATTGGCTGATAACACAATCCATCAGCATTGGAAAGGAGCTGCTGAGATGATACTCTCAATGTGTTCTAGTTACATTGAAAGAAATGGGAGAACATATCCCTTAGATAACGAAAGCCGAAGAAAACTTGAGAACATAATCCAAGGAATGGCAGCAAGTAGCCTAAGATGCATTGCCTTTGCTTATAGACAAATCtcagaagaagaggaaaaaaatagCATGCCAACTGCCTCAGACGTGAAAGAAGATGACTATATATTAATGGGAATAGTTGGCATGAAAGACCCATGTAGAAAAGGGGTGAAGAAAGCTGTGGAAACATGTAAATCAGCTGGAGTTTCCATTAAAATGATCACAGGTGACAACGTTTTCACAGCAAAAGCTATAGCCACAGAATGTGGAATACTAGATTTCGACCACAACACCGCATGCAGAGGAGAAGTAATAGAAGGCTCTGAATTCCGAAACTACTCAAGTGAAGAAAGACTGCAGAGGGTTGATCAAATCAAGGTGATGGCAAGATCCACTCCATTTGACAAGCTTTTGATGGTTCAATGCTTGAAACAGAAAGGCCATGTCGTAGCAGTAACTGGAGATGGCACGAATGACGCACCCGCTCTAAAAGAGGCTGACATTGGACTTTCCATGGGCATTGAAGGCACTGAGGTTGCAAAGGAGAGTTCAGACATCGTTATCTTGGATGATAACTTCACTACAGTAGTCACAGTCTTGAGGTGGGGAAGATGTGTATATAACAATATCCAGAAATTCATCCAATTTCAATTGACAGTCAACGTAGCAGCTCTCACAATTAACTTTATAGCAGCAGTATCAGCTGGAGAGGTTCCCTTAACAGCAGTCCAATTGTTGTGGGTGAACCTCATAATGGATACACTGGGTGCTCTTGCACTTGCTACTGAAAGACCAAATGATGAACTAATGCACAAGCCTCCAGTGGGAAGAACAGAACCCctaataacaaatattatgTGGAGGAACCTTCTAGCCCAAGCTTTATATCAAATAGCAATACTCCTAATTTTCCAATTCCAAGGAAGCAACATCTTCAATGTAAGTGAAATGGTAAACGATACACTAATCTTCAACACTTTTGTCCTCTGCCAAATCTTCAACGAGTTCAACTCAAGGAAACTAGAGAAACAGAACGTCTTTGAAGGCATTCTAAAGAATCATCTATTTCTAGGAATTGTGGGAGTAACGGTTGTTCTACAGGTTATCATGGTAGAATTCCTAAAGAAATTTGCAAATACAGTGAATCTAAATGGCTGGCAGTGGGGACTTTGCATTGCTATTGCAGCTGTTTCTTGGCCTATTGGCTGGATTGTCAAACTCTTTCCCGTTTCTGATAAGCCTTTCCTTAGCTACTTCAAGTGTTTTAAGGGCTGA